The following are encoded together in the Geobacter sulfurreducens PCA genome:
- the ilvN gene encoding acetolactate synthase small subunit: protein MRHTITVLVENEFGVLSRVAGLFSGRGFNIDSLSVAPTNDESISRMTIVTRGDDQILEQITKQLNKLIDVIKVIDFTDGEVIEREMALIKVTAEDDARAEVLRIVDIFRSKIIDVTPRSFTIEATGTPAKIDAILELLRPLGLKELVRTGPAAIGRGAKGWKG, encoded by the coding sequence ATGCGACATACGATCACCGTTCTGGTGGAAAACGAATTCGGTGTTCTCTCTCGCGTGGCCGGTCTCTTCTCCGGCCGCGGCTTCAATATTGACTCACTCTCGGTTGCGCCCACCAATGACGAATCCATCTCCCGCATGACCATTGTCACCCGGGGGGACGACCAGATTCTCGAACAGATCACCAAGCAGCTCAACAAGCTCATCGATGTCATCAAGGTCATTGATTTCACCGACGGGGAAGTGATTGAGCGGGAAATGGCGCTCATCAAGGTGACCGCCGAGGACGATGCCCGGGCTGAGGTGCTGCGGATCGTCGATATTTTCAGATCCAAAATCATTGATGTTACCCCCCGTTCCTTTACCATCGAGGCCACGGGAACGCCGGCCAAGATCGATGCGATCCTTGAACTGCTCCGCCCCCTGGGGCTCAAGGAGCTCGTCAGAACCGGTCCGGCGGCCATCGGGCGCGGCGCCAAGGGGTGGAAAGGGTAG
- the ilvC gene encoding ketol-acid reductoisomerase — MKIYYDKDCNQSVLKGKRVAVIGYGSQGHAHANNLKDSGVDVVVGLKADSSSVAKATGAGLTVLPTADAVKGADVVMILLPDEIQGDVYREEVGPYLKQGAYLAFGHGFNIHFGQITPRPDINVIMAAPKGPGHLVRHEYTRGGGVPCLIAIHHDPSGNSRDVALAYASAIGGGRAGIIETSFKEETETDLFGEQAVLCGGISALIQAGFETLVEAGYSPEMAYFECLHETKLIVDLIYEGGIANMRYSISNTAEYGDLTRGPRVITDETKKEMKQILWEIQSGQFAKEWMLENKANKPTFNALRRKGMEHPIEDVGARLRSMMSWIGSSKIVDKSKN; from the coding sequence ATGAAGATTTATTACGACAAGGACTGCAATCAGAGCGTGCTCAAGGGGAAAAGGGTAGCCGTCATCGGCTACGGCTCCCAGGGCCACGCCCATGCCAATAACCTGAAGGATTCGGGTGTCGACGTGGTGGTCGGTCTCAAGGCCGACTCTTCCTCCGTGGCCAAGGCCACCGGCGCTGGTCTGACGGTTCTCCCCACCGCGGATGCGGTAAAGGGTGCCGATGTGGTTATGATTCTCCTGCCGGACGAGATTCAGGGTGACGTCTACCGCGAGGAAGTCGGCCCCTATCTGAAGCAGGGGGCCTATCTGGCTTTCGGCCACGGTTTCAATATCCATTTCGGTCAGATCACTCCGCGCCCGGACATCAACGTCATCATGGCTGCTCCCAAGGGACCCGGTCACCTGGTGCGTCACGAATACACGAGAGGAGGCGGGGTTCCCTGCCTTATCGCCATTCACCACGACCCGTCCGGCAACTCCCGTGATGTGGCTCTGGCCTATGCTTCCGCCATCGGCGGCGGTCGCGCCGGCATCATCGAGACCTCCTTCAAGGAAGAGACCGAGACCGACCTGTTCGGTGAGCAGGCCGTGCTGTGCGGCGGCATTTCGGCCCTGATCCAGGCTGGCTTCGAAACCCTGGTGGAAGCGGGCTATTCTCCGGAGATGGCTTACTTTGAGTGCCTGCACGAGACCAAGCTCATCGTGGACCTGATCTACGAGGGCGGTATTGCCAACATGCGCTATTCCATCTCCAACACTGCCGAGTACGGCGACCTGACCCGCGGTCCCCGCGTCATCACCGACGAGACCAAGAAGGAAATGAAGCAGATCCTCTGGGAAATCCAGAGTGGACAGTTCGCCAAGGAGTGGATGCTGGAGAACAAGGCCAACAAGCCGACCTTCAACGCGCTGCGCCGCAAGGGGATGGAACACCCCATCGAGGACGTTGGCGCACGGCTCCGCTCCATGATGTCGTGGATCGGTTCGTCCAAGATCGTCGATAAATCCAAAAACTGA
- the ilvD gene encoding dihydroxy-acid dehydratase, whose product MRSDTIKKGVERTPHRALIKGTGVPQSQMDKPFIGVATSFTDLIPGHVGMRDLERFIEKGIHSGGGYAFFFGIPGVCDGISMGHKGMHYSLPTRELIADMVESVAEAHRLDGLVLLTNCDKITPGMLMAAARLNIPSIVVTAGPMMAGRGTEGRRYSFVTDTFEAMARYKAGVIDERELGVCEDNACPGMGSCQGLFTANTMAILTETMGMSLPRCGTALAVSALKRRIAFASGEKIVDLVRNDITPRQILTRDAFENAIRVDLALGGSSNTVLHLLAIAREAGVDLPLETFDTLAKETPQISSMNPAGEYFMEDLDAGGGVMGVLRQLGSLVRDNPTVMGLSTLQLASTVESVDERVIRPLSNPVKKEGGIAVLFGNLAPKGAVVKQSGVSDAMMTFEGTARCFDSEEAAMAALMGGRIVAGDVVVIRYEGPKGGPGMREMLAPTATLMGLGLGDSVALITDGRFSGGTRGPCIGHISPEAAEGGPIALVEEGDRILLDIPNRRLELLVDEAVLQERRARWTAPEPKIKTGWLARYAKVVTSAYTGAVTSAD is encoded by the coding sequence ATGCGCAGCGACACTATAAAGAAGGGCGTTGAACGCACGCCGCACCGCGCTCTCATCAAGGGTACCGGCGTCCCCCAGAGCCAGATGGACAAGCCGTTCATCGGCGTCGCCACCAGTTTCACCGATCTGATTCCCGGCCATGTGGGGATGCGCGATCTGGAGCGTTTTATCGAAAAAGGCATCCACTCGGGCGGGGGATACGCCTTTTTCTTCGGCATTCCAGGTGTCTGCGACGGCATCTCCATGGGACACAAGGGGATGCACTACTCGCTTCCCACCCGTGAACTCATTGCCGACATGGTGGAGTCGGTTGCTGAAGCTCATCGGCTCGACGGCCTGGTGCTGCTCACCAATTGCGACAAGATCACGCCCGGCATGCTTATGGCGGCGGCACGACTCAACATTCCTTCGATCGTGGTTACCGCGGGTCCGATGATGGCTGGTCGCGGTACGGAAGGACGCCGTTATTCATTCGTTACCGATACCTTTGAGGCCATGGCCCGCTACAAGGCCGGGGTCATCGACGAGCGTGAGCTTGGAGTCTGCGAGGACAATGCCTGCCCCGGCATGGGATCTTGTCAGGGGCTTTTCACTGCCAATACCATGGCAATTCTGACCGAGACCATGGGCATGAGTCTCCCCCGTTGCGGCACGGCTCTCGCGGTGTCAGCCCTCAAGCGGCGCATCGCCTTTGCGTCCGGGGAGAAGATCGTCGATCTTGTCCGTAACGATATCACTCCGCGTCAGATCCTTACCCGCGATGCTTTTGAGAATGCCATCCGCGTGGACCTTGCGTTGGGTGGCTCATCCAATACGGTGCTCCATCTCCTGGCCATTGCCCGGGAGGCTGGAGTGGACTTGCCACTGGAAACATTTGATACGCTAGCCAAGGAAACCCCCCAGATATCTTCGATGAATCCGGCGGGCGAGTACTTCATGGAGGATCTGGACGCCGGTGGCGGCGTCATGGGTGTACTCCGGCAGCTTGGTTCTCTGGTCCGTGATAACCCGACGGTCATGGGGCTCTCCACTCTCCAGCTCGCTTCAACCGTGGAGTCTGTGGACGAACGAGTCATTCGTCCCCTGTCGAACCCGGTGAAGAAAGAGGGGGGGATCGCCGTCCTCTTCGGCAACCTGGCGCCCAAGGGTGCCGTTGTCAAACAGTCCGGCGTCTCGGATGCCATGATGACATTCGAGGGGACTGCCCGTTGCTTCGATTCTGAAGAGGCGGCCATGGCGGCTCTCATGGGGGGGAGGATCGTTGCCGGCGACGTAGTGGTTATCCGCTACGAGGGCCCCAAGGGGGGGCCGGGCATGCGGGAAATGCTGGCACCCACGGCGACTCTGATGGGGCTCGGCCTCGGCGACTCGGTTGCACTCATCACCGACGGCAGGTTCTCCGGGGGTACCCGCGGTCCCTGTATTGGGCACATTTCTCCCGAGGCCGCTGAAGGCGGCCCCATTGCCCTCGTGGAGGAGGGTGACCGCATCCTGCTCGATATCCCCAACCGTCGGCTGGAACTCCTCGTTGACGAGGCGGTTCTGCAGGAGCGTCGCGCCCGTTGGACGGCGCCCGAGCCGAAGATCAAAACCGGCTGGCTCGCCCGCTATGCGAAGGTGGTGACATCCGCCTACACCGGTGCGGTGACCTCGGCCGACTGA
- the ilvB gene encoding biosynthetic-type acetolactate synthase large subunit: MKMTGARILLECLKLEGVDTVFGYPGGTVINIYDELFSFKEIRHILPRHEQAGVHAADGFARATGRVGVAIATSGPGATNTVTGIATAYMDSIPVVVITGQVPTALIGNDAFQEVDIVGITRPCTKHNFLVKDVKDIPSIIKKAFYIARTGRPGPVLVDLPKDVQIATAEFHYPDSIELRSYKPTVEGHPKQIEKAVSLMLEAKKPVIYVGGGVISGDAAGELYDFAKKLNMPVTTTLMGLGSFPEDDHQALRLLGMHGTYYANMAVTNCDMLFAVGARFDDRVTGKVATFAPHAKIIHVDVDPTSIRKNVRVDLPIVGEVKKVLSQMLKVLEEQGDKVERFRTGIEPWMAEIEGWKQKHPMTYKQTTSVIKPQYVIQKLRELSEPDAIIATDVGQHQMWTAQFFTFTKARTLLSSGGLGTMGYGLPAAMGAQAAYPDRQVIAICGDGGFQMNMQELATLVQNRLPVKICILNNNFLGMVRQWQELFFDRRYSQTCMELPIDFIKLAEAFGATGLQASKVDEVEGTIKKAFETPGPVIMEFKIAREEKVLPMVPAGASLNEMVLNA, from the coding sequence ATGAAAATGACAGGAGCGAGAATATTACTCGAATGCCTCAAGCTCGAAGGGGTCGATACCGTGTTCGGCTACCCCGGTGGCACGGTAATCAACATCTATGATGAGCTGTTTTCTTTCAAGGAGATACGTCACATTCTTCCCCGGCACGAACAGGCCGGCGTCCACGCGGCCGACGGTTTTGCACGTGCCACCGGTCGGGTGGGGGTAGCCATCGCCACGTCCGGACCCGGAGCCACCAACACCGTCACCGGCATTGCCACCGCATACATGGATTCTATCCCCGTGGTGGTTATTACCGGCCAGGTGCCCACGGCCCTTATCGGCAACGATGCGTTCCAGGAAGTCGATATTGTCGGCATCACCCGGCCGTGCACCAAGCATAATTTCCTGGTAAAGGATGTGAAAGATATCCCGTCCATCATCAAGAAGGCATTCTATATCGCCCGCACGGGCCGTCCGGGGCCGGTCCTCGTGGATCTTCCCAAGGACGTACAGATCGCCACCGCTGAGTTTCACTACCCGGATTCCATCGAATTGCGGAGCTACAAGCCGACGGTCGAGGGACATCCCAAACAGATCGAAAAGGCCGTCTCCCTCATGCTTGAGGCCAAGAAGCCGGTGATCTACGTGGGTGGTGGGGTCATCTCCGGCGATGCAGCCGGCGAACTCTATGATTTCGCCAAAAAACTCAATATGCCGGTTACCACGACCCTCATGGGACTCGGCTCCTTTCCCGAGGATGATCATCAGGCCCTGCGACTCCTGGGAATGCACGGGACCTACTACGCGAACATGGCAGTAACCAACTGCGATATGCTGTTTGCCGTGGGCGCCCGGTTCGACGACCGCGTAACCGGTAAGGTCGCCACCTTCGCCCCCCACGCGAAGATCATCCACGTCGACGTGGACCCCACGTCCATCAGGAAGAACGTGCGGGTCGACCTCCCCATCGTGGGCGAGGTGAAGAAGGTCCTGTCCCAGATGCTCAAGGTGCTGGAGGAGCAGGGGGACAAGGTGGAGCGCTTTCGCACGGGTATTGAACCCTGGATGGCCGAGATCGAAGGATGGAAGCAGAAGCATCCCATGACCTACAAGCAGACAACCTCGGTCATCAAGCCTCAGTACGTTATTCAGAAGCTGCGGGAGCTTTCCGAGCCCGACGCCATCATCGCCACGGACGTGGGGCAGCACCAGATGTGGACTGCCCAGTTTTTCACCTTCACCAAAGCCCGGACCCTCCTGTCATCGGGTGGTCTCGGCACCATGGGCTACGGTCTGCCTGCAGCCATGGGCGCCCAGGCTGCGTATCCCGATCGCCAGGTTATCGCTATATGCGGAGACGGCGGCTTCCAGATGAATATGCAGGAACTGGCGACACTGGTCCAGAATCGGTTGCCGGTCAAGATCTGTATTCTCAACAACAATTTCCTCGGCATGGTCCGGCAGTGGCAGGAGCTGTTCTTCGACCGCCGCTACTCCCAGACCTGCATGGAGCTGCCCATCGACTTCATCAAGCTGGCAGAGGCCTTCGGTGCGACCGGTCTCCAGGCCTCCAAGGTGGACGAAGTGGAAGGCACCATCAAGAAGGCATTCGAGACGCCCGGACCGGTTATCATGGAGTTCAAGATCGCGCGGGAGGAAAAGGTCCTCCCCATGGTGCCCGCCGGGGCTTCTCTCAATGAAATGGTGCTCAACGCCTAA